One genomic segment of Helianthus annuus cultivar XRQ/B chromosome 14, HanXRQr2.0-SUNRISE, whole genome shotgun sequence includes these proteins:
- the LOC110906882 gene encoding replication protein A 70 kDa DNA-binding subunit B-like — protein METNNGKNQKKVTFMLEDLNNKQIFVTLWDSYADQIMEYESSNRGENNVVIIIQFGKYKFWGGHFSVSNLYTVTRVLINADIDEVVQFKKRFIEKLSPETSSSYSGLSSSVVKSATEEFLSDFTFSPIGSLNSIDKTKFVIVVGTIKSFASNDEWFYNACKSCNKKVSTTTILKEKQDGTNGFKEVVILECKTDVCNTRTVSSTPRIRLAIRVQDCTGIVTLTLFEREVTKLLKVNANQLLENNIELANEGNFPMELNTLLNRKFAFKIVVSSFNINKKSDGYSPIDEEAVNVELSHSNRIVDCAVKNSNSDMMCEGDLKRNLDNVYDVDVVSSQSSSKMCKNDSGHEDNDIVDTVLLILKIEE, from the exons ATGGAAACTAATAATGGAAAAAACCAAAAGAAAGTCACGTTTATGCTTGAAGACTTAAA CAATAAGCAGATCTTTGTGACACTTTGGGACAGTTATGCCGATCAAATAATGGAGTATGAGAGCAGCAATCGAGGTGAAAATAATGTtgtcataatcattcagtttggAAAATACAAATTCTGGGGAG GACATTTTTCTGTATCTAATTTGTATACCGTCACTCGAGTCTTAATAAACGCTGATATTGATGAGGTTGTTCAGTTTAAAAAAAG ATTTATCGAGAAGCTTTCTCCTGAAACTTCTTCCAGTTATTCTGGCTTAAGTTCTTCTGTTGTCAAGTCAGCCACTGAAGAGTTCCTTTCTGACTTTACTTTTTCTCCCATTGGATCGTTGAACTCAATAGATAAG ACGAAGTTTGTTATCGTTGTTGGGACTATCAAGAGTTTTGCGTCAAACGATGAGTGGTTTTACAACGCGTGCAAAAGCTGCAACAAAAAGGTTTCAACCACTACTATTCTTAAAGAGAAGCAGGATGGTACTAATGGTTTTAAAGAGGTTGTTATCTTGGAATGCAAGACTGATGTTTGTAATACAAGGACCGTTTCATCAACTCCAAG GATTAGGCTTGCTATACGTGTCCAGGACTGTACCGGCATTGTCACTCTGACATTGTTTGAACGTGAGGTGACGAAGCTTTTGAAGGTTAATGCAAATCAGCTGTTAGAAAACAACATTGAA TTAGCCAACGAAGGAAACTTTCCAATGGAGCTAAATACTTTACTCAATAGAAAGTTTGCGTTCAAGATAGTTGTTTCTTCATTTAACATTAACAAAAAGTCAGATGGCTACTCA CCTATTGATGAGGAAGCCGTCAATGTCGAACTATCCCATTCCAATCGTATTGTTGATTGTGCTGTTAAG AATAGTAACTCCGATATGATGTGTGAAGGTGACTTGAAGCGCAATTTGGATAACGTTTATGATGTTGATGTGGTTTCTTCCCAGTCGTCATCAAAGATGTGTAAAAACGATAGTGGGCATGAGGACAATGATATTGTCGACACAGTGCTTCTAATTCTAAAGATTGAAGAGTAG